One window of Hymenobacter sp. BRD128 genomic DNA carries:
- the atpA gene encoding F0F1 ATP synthase subunit alpha yields the protein MAEVRPDEVSAILRQQLSNFKSAAELEEVGTVLQVGDGVARIYGLSHAQSGELIEFENGLQGLVLNLEEDNVGAVMLGDYGDIKEGATVRRTNKIAAIQVGEGIVGRVVNTLGQPIDGRGPVQGQTYEMPLERKAPGVIFRQPVTEPLQTGIKAIDAMIPIGRGQRELIIGDRQTGKSTVALDAILNQREFFERGEPVFCIYVAIGQKASTVAQVVQALTKGGAMDYTVVVSASASDPAPMQFYAPFTGAAIGEYFRDTGRPALVVYDDLSKQAVAYREVSLLLRRPPGREAYPGDVFYLHSRLLERAAKINASDEIARNMNDLPESLKPLVKGGGSLTALPLIETQAGDVSAYIPTNVISITDGQIFLETNLFNSGVRPAINVGISVSRVGGNAQIKSMKKVAGTLKLDQAQFRELEAFAKFGSDLDASTKLTIERGRRNLEILKQPQFSPVKVEDQVAIIYAATNGLLDTVPVNRVREFEKEFTQVMNARNPDALKALKAGKLDDSVTGAIRQTAKDVAASYAA from the coding sequence ATGGCAGAAGTACGCCCGGACGAAGTATCCGCCATCCTGCGGCAGCAGCTGTCCAATTTTAAATCGGCCGCCGAGCTGGAAGAAGTCGGCACCGTGCTCCAGGTGGGCGACGGCGTGGCCCGCATCTACGGCCTGTCGCACGCGCAGTCGGGCGAGCTGATTGAGTTTGAAAATGGCCTGCAAGGGCTGGTGCTGAACCTTGAAGAAGACAACGTAGGTGCCGTAATGCTCGGCGACTACGGCGACATCAAAGAGGGCGCTACCGTGCGCCGCACCAATAAAATTGCCGCTATTCAGGTAGGCGAGGGCATCGTGGGCCGCGTGGTAAACACGCTGGGCCAGCCTATCGACGGTCGCGGTCCTGTTCAGGGGCAGACCTATGAGATGCCCCTGGAACGCAAGGCGCCTGGGGTAATCTTCCGCCAACCGGTAACTGAGCCGCTGCAAACCGGTATTAAGGCTATCGACGCCATGATTCCGATTGGGCGCGGCCAGCGTGAACTGATTATCGGCGACCGTCAGACTGGTAAGTCAACCGTAGCGCTCGATGCTATCCTCAACCAGCGCGAGTTCTTCGAGCGTGGCGAGCCGGTTTTCTGCATCTACGTCGCCATCGGCCAGAAGGCTTCGACGGTAGCGCAGGTAGTGCAGGCCCTAACCAAGGGCGGTGCTATGGACTATACGGTAGTGGTGTCGGCTTCGGCTTCTGACCCTGCTCCGATGCAGTTCTACGCTCCCTTCACGGGTGCTGCCATCGGCGAGTACTTCCGTGATACGGGCCGTCCGGCGCTGGTAGTTTATGATGACTTGTCGAAGCAGGCCGTGGCTTACCGCGAGGTGTCGCTGCTGTTGCGCCGTCCTCCCGGACGCGAAGCCTACCCCGGCGACGTATTCTATCTGCACAGCCGCTTATTGGAGCGCGCCGCTAAAATCAACGCTTCGGACGAGATTGCGCGCAACATGAACGACCTGCCCGAAAGCCTGAAGCCGCTAGTGAAAGGTGGTGGCTCGCTAACGGCCCTGCCGCTCATCGAAACCCAGGCTGGTGACGTATCGGCCTACATTCCGACCAACGTAATCTCGATTACGGACGGCCAGATTTTCCTTGAAACCAACCTCTTCAACTCCGGTGTGCGCCCCGCTATCAACGTGGGCATCTCGGTAAGCCGCGTGGGTGGTAATGCTCAGATTAAGAGCATGAAGAAGGTAGCTGGTACGCTGAAGCTCGACCAAGCGCAGTTCCGCGAGCTGGAAGCTTTCGCCAAGTTCGGCTCGGACCTCGATGCCTCGACCAAGCTCACCATCGAGCGTGGCCGTCGCAACCTGGAGATTCTGAAGCAGCCCCAGTTCTCGCCCGTAAAAGTGGAGGACCAGGTGGCCATTATCTACGCCGCTACCAACGGCCTGCTCGACACCGTGCCCGTGAACCGCGTGCGCGAGTTTGAGAAGGAGTTTACGCAGGTGATGAACGCCCGCAACCCCGACGCTCTTAAGGCGCTGAAAGCTGGCAAGCTGGATGACTCGGTGACGGGTGCCATCCGCCAAACGGCTAAGGACGTGGCGGCCAGCTACGCTGCTTAG
- the atpG gene encoding ATP synthase F1 subunit gamma: protein MASLKEVRSRIQSVSSTQQITKAMKMVAAAKLRRAQDNIIRMRPYAQRLTSILANLTRTTTDEVVSEYGQVREVRRVLIIAITSDRGLAGAFNANVFKGVNTLVAERYANLPAANIAVMAIGKKAHDYYGRRNYKRVGDYTHVFAKLSFDTVRVAAEEAMRGFTGGSYDQVVMVYNEFKNVATQVVQTEQLLPLVPTEVPAGTPSANAPDASIDYIFEPSKEEIIQTLIPQSLKIQLYKAVLESNASEHGARMTAMDKATDNAGELLKALKLTYNRTRQAAITTEILEIVGGAEALAASR from the coding sequence ATGGCCTCTCTAAAAGAAGTTCGCTCGCGCATCCAGTCGGTTTCGAGCACGCAGCAGATTACCAAAGCCATGAAAATGGTGGCGGCGGCCAAACTGCGCCGGGCCCAGGACAACATTATTCGGATGCGCCCCTATGCCCAGCGGCTAACCAGTATCCTGGCTAACCTGACCCGCACAACTACCGACGAGGTGGTGAGCGAGTACGGCCAGGTACGCGAGGTGCGTCGGGTGCTCATTATTGCTATCACGTCGGACCGAGGGCTAGCCGGCGCGTTCAATGCCAACGTATTTAAGGGCGTGAACACCCTGGTTGCGGAGCGCTACGCCAACCTGCCGGCGGCCAATATCGCGGTGATGGCCATCGGTAAAAAGGCGCACGACTACTATGGGCGACGCAACTACAAGCGCGTGGGCGACTACACGCACGTGTTTGCCAAGCTGTCGTTCGACACGGTGCGCGTGGCGGCCGAGGAAGCCATGCGCGGCTTTACCGGAGGCAGCTACGACCAGGTAGTGATGGTATACAACGAGTTCAAAAATGTGGCTACTCAGGTGGTGCAGACCGAACAGTTGCTGCCGCTGGTGCCTACCGAGGTGCCGGCCGGTACCCCTAGCGCCAACGCTCCGGATGCCAGCATCGATTACATCTTTGAGCCAAGCAAAGAAGAAATTATTCAGACCCTGATTCCGCAGAGCCTGAAAATTCAGCTCTATAAAGCCGTATTGGAAAGCAACGCTTCGGAGCACGGCGCCCGCATGACGGCGATGGACAAAGCCACCGACAACGCCGGCGAGCTGCTGAAGGCACTGAAGCTAACGTACAACCGCACGCGCCAAGCGGCCATCACGACCGAGATTCTCGAAATCGTGGGTGGCGCTGAGGCCCTGGCCGCCAGCCGCTAG
- a CDS encoding ATP-binding protein produces the protein MAAASEPGRVAKPDTALVNRLNKQAFVLRINHALQTRQLAKQALRLAQQLHYDRGLLNAHFSLGYYYRGASKYDSALYHTQQALRLAAKLHSDYDRTRGLYNLARIYSEQGDYSRALDVNLQGLALAQAIHNRRAELFQLIESGLVEIPLGEYATAQTHFDQALRLAQSIKDKIGIGGAYSGLGDLNRQQAHWSLAGHYYTAAAASYHDVFNTQGMLPVELSIAEMTDRQGNHEAALAATRDLLRQALEAEWEGPAARAQLLLGRIYLAMGQPDSACYYGKRSLALNRGHRLRPAIRDAAQVLAQANAQLGKWHQAYEYQALAISYADSLTGEDARRRVAGLQAQESHRRQQIQQQLGQQQGRLQTQQQELAQLRYRQQLGALVVLGLLLAAGGSVFFWRYRHRETRRQEALRTRIAADLHDEVGSMLTQISMQSTLLREGRYAPAQQQVYLDQIAEASRLAARQMRDAVWSIDARYDSAASLLDRLRDHAHEVLPPAGLELDFGVEASIVSATVPLATRQALYYIYKEALHNVVKHAHARQVHVRLRLHHQQLELEVRDDGRGLASTSPGRPGGQGLPNMRMRARAVGGTIGLEAAQPGTRLIVRLPLR, from the coding sequence TTGGCTGCTGCATCCGAGCCGGGCCGGGTAGCCAAGCCCGATACAGCCCTGGTAAACCGGCTCAACAAACAGGCGTTCGTATTGCGCATCAACCACGCGCTGCAAACGCGCCAGCTAGCCAAGCAAGCGCTGCGACTGGCGCAGCAGTTGCACTACGACCGGGGTCTGCTCAATGCGCACTTCAGCTTGGGCTACTACTATCGGGGGGCTAGCAAGTACGACTCGGCGCTTTATCACACGCAGCAGGCGCTGCGCCTGGCCGCGAAGCTGCACAGTGATTATGACCGCACCCGGGGGCTGTATAACCTGGCGCGCATCTATTCGGAGCAGGGCGACTACAGCCGCGCCCTGGATGTTAACCTGCAAGGCTTGGCGCTGGCGCAGGCTATTCATAACCGCCGGGCAGAGCTTTTTCAGCTAATTGAATCCGGACTGGTAGAAATTCCGTTGGGTGAGTACGCTACCGCGCAGACGCATTTCGACCAGGCCCTGCGCCTGGCGCAAAGCATCAAAGACAAAATTGGCATCGGTGGGGCTTATAGCGGCCTGGGCGACCTGAACCGGCAGCAGGCCCACTGGAGCCTGGCTGGCCACTACTATACGGCCGCCGCCGCTAGCTACCACGACGTATTCAATACCCAGGGCATGCTGCCGGTAGAGCTGAGTATTGCCGAAATGACCGACCGCCAGGGCAACCACGAAGCCGCACTGGCTGCTACGCGGGACCTGCTTCGCCAGGCCCTGGAGGCTGAATGGGAAGGGCCAGCCGCGCGGGCTCAGCTACTGCTGGGCCGCATCTACCTGGCTATGGGTCAGCCCGATAGCGCCTGTTACTACGGCAAGCGCAGCCTGGCCCTTAACCGGGGCCATCGCCTGCGGCCCGCCATCCGCGATGCCGCGCAGGTGCTAGCGCAGGCCAACGCCCAGCTTGGTAAGTGGCACCAGGCGTATGAGTATCAGGCGCTGGCTATCAGCTATGCCGACAGCCTGACTGGCGAGGATGCGCGCCGCCGCGTGGCGGGCCTGCAGGCGCAGGAGTCGCATCGGCGGCAACAGATTCAGCAGCAGCTGGGGCAGCAGCAGGGGCGGCTGCAAACGCAGCAGCAGGAGCTGGCGCAGCTGCGCTATCGCCAGCAACTGGGTGCGCTGGTAGTGCTGGGCTTGTTGCTGGCCGCTGGCGGGAGCGTATTTTTCTGGCGCTACCGGCACCGCGAAACCCGCCGCCAGGAGGCATTGCGCACGCGTATTGCGGCCGACCTGCACGACGAGGTGGGCAGTATGCTAACCCAGATTTCGATGCAGAGCACCCTGCTGCGCGAGGGCCGCTACGCTCCGGCCCAGCAGCAGGTGTATCTCGACCAGATAGCGGAGGCTAGCCGCCTGGCCGCCCGCCAGATGCGCGATGCCGTGTGGAGCATTGATGCCCGCTACGACTCGGCCGCTAGCCTGCTCGACCGTCTGCGCGACCATGCCCACGAAGTGCTGCCGCCCGCGGGCCTCGAGCTGGATTTCGGCGTTGAGGCCAGTATCGTCAGTGCCACCGTGCCGCTGGCTACGCGCCAGGCTCTATATTATATCTACAAGGAGGCGCTGCACAATGTGGTGAAGCATGCCCACGCCCGGCAAGTACACGTGCGCCTCCGCCTGCACCACCAGCAGCTCGAGCTGGAAGTGCGCGACGATGGCCGTGGCCTAGCCAGCACCAGCCCTGGCCGGCCCGGCGGCCAGGGCCTGCCCAACATGCGCATGCGCGCGCGCGCCGTGGGCGGCACTATCGGGCTGGAGGCCGCGCAGCCCGGCACGCGCCTGATAGTGCGGCTGCCGCTCCGCTAG
- a CDS encoding response regulator transcription factor has protein sequence MRYRRMTVAPTFARVIILGIIEDQTAIREALCEYLDAQPEFNCVLCATSHEEFMVELGSLPVLPTLVLSDIGLPGRSGIEGLALLRQVLPEAEVLMLSVYTDAERVFEALRQGAIGYLEKTTPLPLLKEHLLQVAAGGSPMSPSVARHVTRYFAPQPTSPLASLTPREHDIVRGIEDGLSYKLIADRLGLSLDTVRSHIRQVYRKLQVNSKAEIMAKTRPRPLLPW, from the coding sequence ATGCGATACCGCCGTATGACGGTGGCACCGACCTTTGCCCGCGTGATTATCCTTGGCATCATCGAAGACCAGACGGCTATCCGGGAAGCGCTGTGCGAATACCTGGATGCGCAGCCTGAATTCAACTGCGTGCTGTGTGCGACCTCGCACGAGGAATTTATGGTTGAATTGGGTAGCCTGCCGGTGCTCCCTACCCTGGTGCTGTCCGATATCGGCCTGCCCGGGCGCTCAGGCATAGAAGGGCTGGCGCTGCTGCGGCAGGTGCTGCCAGAGGCCGAGGTGCTCATGCTTAGCGTGTATACCGATGCCGAGCGGGTATTCGAAGCCCTGCGCCAAGGTGCCATCGGGTATCTCGAAAAAACGACGCCGCTCCCGTTATTAAAAGAGCACTTGCTGCAAGTGGCGGCCGGCGGCTCACCCATGAGCCCGAGCGTGGCCCGGCACGTCACCCGCTACTTTGCCCCCCAGCCTACCAGTCCACTGGCTAGCCTTACTCCCCGCGAGCACGACATCGTGCGGGGCATCGAAGATGGCTTGAGCTACAAGCTCATCGCCGACCGTCTGGGGCTTAGCCTCGACACCGTGCGCTCGCACATCCGGCAGGTTTATCGCAAGCTGCAAGTCAACTCAAAGGCTGAAATAATGGCCAAAACCCGTCCCCGGCCGCTGCTGCCCTGGTAA
- the truA gene encoding tRNA pseudouridine(38-40) synthase TruA yields MRYFIHFAYDGTAYCGWQVQPGVPTVQATLDKALSQVLRQPVHTLGSGRTDTGVHASHQVAHFEAALPEGMTFDLLRYRVNRALPPDVQAFRIHEVGPKDHARFSAEARTYEYFVSLRPNPFRRDQALYLDRAPDVAAMNEAAAYLVGQFDFTAFSKVKGAETHYVCYLYEAGWREEASGLVFSIRANRFVRGMVRLVVGTLLDVGRGKLTPLEFQQVLHRQQRIAASGAAPAKGLYLSKVDYGPGIVPSETDS; encoded by the coding sequence ATGCGCTACTTCATTCATTTTGCCTACGACGGCACGGCTTACTGCGGCTGGCAGGTGCAGCCCGGCGTGCCCACCGTGCAGGCCACCCTCGATAAGGCGCTGAGCCAGGTGCTGCGCCAGCCCGTGCATACCTTAGGCAGCGGCCGCACCGATACCGGCGTGCACGCCAGCCACCAGGTAGCTCATTTTGAGGCCGCGCTGCCCGAGGGCATGACCTTCGACCTGCTGCGCTACCGCGTAAACCGGGCCCTGCCGCCCGATGTGCAGGCTTTCCGCATTCACGAAGTGGGGCCCAAGGACCACGCCCGGTTCTCGGCCGAGGCGCGCACCTACGAATACTTCGTGAGCTTGCGGCCTAACCCGTTTCGGCGCGACCAGGCGCTGTACCTCGACCGGGCGCCCGACGTGGCCGCCATGAACGAGGCCGCCGCCTACCTCGTGGGCCAGTTCGATTTCACGGCCTTCTCCAAGGTCAAGGGCGCCGAAACGCACTACGTGTGCTACCTCTACGAGGCTGGCTGGCGCGAGGAGGCCAGCGGCCTCGTGTTCAGCATTCGGGCCAATCGCTTCGTGCGGGGCATGGTGCGGCTGGTTGTGGGCACCCTGCTCGACGTGGGCCGCGGCAAGCTCACGCCGCTCGAATTTCAGCAGGTACTACACCGCCAGCAGCGTATTGCTGCCAGTGGTGCGGCGCCGGCTAAAGGACTGTATTTAAGCAAAGTAGACTATGGGCCGGGGATAGTGCCAAGTGAAACTGATTCCTAA
- a CDS encoding ABC transporter ATP-binding protein — protein MDPTSATKTGQVFDWQVLRRLLTYVKPYRGTFIGLIVLTVATAVLGTVRPALIQRMVDVDITNNDWAGLNRSTLWLLGLLLVHTLVSYLQTYYGGWLGQYIVRDIRADLYRHLLSLKLSFFDRTPIGVLVTRNISDVETLADVFSEGLAAMVGDLLQIVFLMIFMFWTNWQLALISLSVIPPLLFSTYVFKEKVKGSFQEVRNAVAKLNSFVQEHLTGMNVVQIFNNQEREYRKFEAINQEHTRANIKSVLYYSIYFPVAEVLGAIGVGLLVWYAAQGQIAGTISKGELIAFIMYNALFFRPIRQIADRFNTLQLGLVSTERLLKLLDNEDLVATSGTKPVPQLQGEVEFDKVWFAYNEPEWVLKDISFHVQPGQTVAFVGATGAGKTSIINLLSRFYDIQQGHIRVDGQDLREYDLSQLRRQIGVVLQDVFLFAGSIRDNITLGNKEIKDTKIWEAAALVGAERFIGRLPGGLDYPVMERGATLSVGQRQLISFVRALVYEPRIIVLDEATSSVDSETEEMIQHAIDKLMEGRTSLVIAHRLSTIQKADRIIVLDRGEIKETGTHDELLRLGGYYAQLYRMQYKGAESNEELGMKNEEVRLSNEG, from the coding sequence ATGGACCCAACCTCCGCTACCAAAACCGGCCAGGTGTTTGACTGGCAGGTGCTGCGCCGCCTGCTCACCTACGTCAAGCCCTACCGCGGCACGTTTATCGGCCTCATTGTGCTCACGGTGGCTACGGCCGTGCTGGGCACCGTGCGCCCGGCGCTTATTCAGCGCATGGTCGATGTGGATATCACCAACAACGACTGGGCGGGCCTCAACCGCTCCACACTGTGGCTGCTCGGGCTACTGCTGGTGCACACCCTGGTAAGCTACCTGCAGACCTACTACGGCGGCTGGCTAGGCCAGTACATCGTGCGCGATATCCGGGCCGACCTCTACCGGCACCTGCTCAGCCTCAAGCTCAGCTTCTTCGACCGCACGCCCATCGGCGTGCTAGTCACGCGCAACATCTCGGACGTCGAAACCCTGGCCGATGTCTTCAGCGAGGGGCTAGCCGCGATGGTCGGCGACCTGCTCCAGATTGTGTTCCTCATGATTTTCATGTTCTGGACCAACTGGCAGCTGGCGCTCATCAGCCTTTCCGTTATTCCACCGCTGCTCTTCAGCACCTACGTGTTTAAGGAAAAAGTCAAAGGCAGCTTTCAGGAAGTGCGCAACGCCGTGGCTAAGCTCAATTCCTTCGTGCAGGAGCACCTCACGGGCATGAATGTGGTGCAGATTTTTAATAACCAGGAGCGCGAGTACCGCAAGTTTGAGGCGATAAACCAGGAGCACACCCGGGCCAACATCAAGTCGGTGCTCTACTACAGCATTTATTTTCCGGTGGCCGAGGTGCTGGGTGCCATCGGCGTGGGCCTGCTGGTGTGGTATGCCGCCCAGGGCCAGATTGCGGGCACCATCTCGAAGGGCGAGCTGATTGCCTTTATTATGTATAACGCACTGTTTTTTAGGCCTATCCGTCAGATTGCCGACCGCTTCAATACCCTCCAGCTAGGCCTCGTGAGTACCGAGCGCCTGCTCAAGCTGCTCGACAACGAGGACCTGGTAGCTACTTCGGGCACCAAGCCCGTGCCGCAGCTGCAAGGCGAGGTCGAGTTTGATAAGGTGTGGTTTGCCTACAATGAGCCCGAATGGGTACTGAAGGATATCAGCTTTCACGTGCAGCCCGGCCAGACCGTCGCTTTCGTGGGTGCCACCGGCGCCGGCAAAACGAGTATTATCAACCTGCTAAGCCGCTTCTACGATATTCAACAAGGCCACATCCGGGTCGATGGCCAGGATTTGCGCGAGTACGACCTTAGCCAGCTGCGCCGTCAGATTGGCGTGGTGCTGCAAGACGTATTCTTGTTCGCCGGCTCCATCCGCGACAATATTACGCTGGGCAACAAGGAAATAAAGGATACTAAAATCTGGGAAGCCGCCGCCCTGGTGGGCGCCGAGCGCTTCATCGGGCGCCTGCCCGGCGGCCTCGACTACCCGGTGATGGAGCGCGGGGCCACGCTTTCGGTGGGCCAGCGCCAGCTCATCAGCTTCGTGCGGGCCTTGGTGTACGAGCCGCGCATTATCGTGCTCGATGAGGCTACGTCGTCGGTCGATTCGGAAACCGAGGAGATGATTCAGCACGCCATCGACAAGCTGATGGAAGGCCGCACCTCGCTCGTCATCGCCCACCGCCTCAGCACCATCCAAAAGGCCGACCGCATCATCGTGCTCGACCGCGGCGAAATCAAGGAAACCGGCACCCACGACGAGCTGCTGCGCCTCGGCGGCTACTACGCCCAGCTCTACCGCATGCAGTATAAGGGCGCGGAAAGCAATGAAGAACTAGGAATGAAGAATGAGGAAGTGCGGCTTTCGAACGAGGGCTAG
- a CDS encoding GyrI-like domain-containing protein, translating to MRFFFPLVLIFTAIGLSIYAYLGGLRTPSAALETTAAPVLLAGQPFRGKVDDARFGELFREAKQRQDANHDLPLANLYYNDPESAHDSIRAFVGVRVPDSAAVLPTGWRYRVVPAGRRVVAARVRGVSFLLAPGKLYAAAQQAIKEQKLTKQPFYLEQFGADEVDELRVGVK from the coding sequence ATGCGTTTCTTCTTTCCTCTCGTTCTCATTTTTACTGCTATTGGCCTGAGCATTTATGCTTACCTGGGGGGCCTGCGCACCCCTAGCGCGGCCCTCGAAACTACCGCCGCGCCGGTGCTGCTGGCCGGCCAGCCTTTTCGCGGCAAGGTTGATGATGCCCGTTTTGGCGAGCTATTCCGCGAAGCCAAGCAGCGGCAAGATGCCAATCATGACCTCCCGTTAGCCAACCTGTACTACAATGACCCCGAGTCGGCCCACGATTCCATCCGGGCCTTTGTGGGCGTGCGCGTGCCCGATTCGGCCGCCGTGCTACCCACCGGCTGGCGCTACCGCGTGGTGCCGGCCGGCCGGCGCGTAGTGGCCGCCCGCGTGCGGGGCGTGAGCTTTCTGCTAGCCCCCGGCAAGCTCTACGCCGCTGCTCAGCAGGCTATTAAAGAGCAAAAGCTGACTAAGCAGCCCTTCTACCTCGAGCAGTTTGGCGCCGATGAGGTAGATGAATTGCGGGTGGGAGTGAAGTAG